The Candidatus Rokuibacteriota bacterium genomic sequence CTGCCCTGAGCCTGGTCTTTGCAGGGATCTCCCTGCTTCGGCCACCCCGCCGGCTGCGGCAGGTCACGTTCGCCGGTGGAATGGTCACCTTCGCGCTCCAGTCGCTCCTGGTCTACGGGCTCCTGTTCTACTCGCTGACGCCCGAGAGCCACCAAAGGTGGATGATTGCGCTCCAGTCCGTGGCCCTCCTCGTGCCGATTCCCTGGTGCCTGTTCGCCTTCCTGGCAGGCCGCCACGCCGATGCCCGCATCCCGCGCGGCTGGCGGTTCTCCCTGTCGCTGGGGAGCGCCGGCCTGGCGGTCACGGCCGCGGTCAACGTGCTCTGGCCCTTCTTCCTCGTGCCGAACGCCACGGGCCCCTTCCGCTACGCCCAGCTCTCCTTGCTCGGTCAGGGCGGGATCGCCATCGAGCTGCTCGCCACGATCGCGGTGCTGTACGGTCTCGAGCCTTCTCTTCGCAACTCACAGGGCTCCGTCCGGTGGCAGTTCAAGTACCTGGCCCTGGGCTTGGGGGGCATCTTCGCCGTCAGGTTCTACCTGCTCGGCCAGGCCCTGCTCTTTCACGTGCTCGATCGGCAGAGCCTCCTCATCGAAACGAGTGCCCTGATCATCGGCGAGCTTTTCGTCGCTATCGGGCTCCTCCGTTCGGGCGCCCTTCGCACCGATCTGACGGTCTCCCGGCACTTCGTGTACCGGTCCACCGTGGTGGGCCTGTGCGGCCTCTATCTTTTCCTTGCCGGCGCAGCCGGATGGCTCCTGAACGCGCTGGGGATTCCCGAGGCGGCGCTCGTGGGCACCCTGGTCGTCTTCGTCGCCGTGATGGGCCTGGCGGCCCTTGCGCTGTCGGAGAGCCTGCGCTGGCGATTCAAGCGCTACATCAGCACCCATTTCTACGCGGACAAGTACGACTACCGCCAGCAGTGGCGGACGTTCACGGCCAACTTGACGGCGCGGGTCACACTCGACGGCCTCGCGACCCAGCTGCTGCGGAGCGTCACCCAGACCATCGGCGCGCGGAAGGCCGCGCTGTACTTGGCAGACGAGACCGACGGCGCCCTTCGGTTCCATTCCGTCCTCAGTGCCGGACCGCTCCCGAAGACGCTCGAGGCGACACCCGATGACTTCCTGACGGGCCAGAAGGCGCCTGAGGCGCGGCACCTCACGACTCTCGGGAACGGTCGGGCGGAGGCCCTGCTCGCCGCGGGGCTCGTCCTGGCCGTCCCCCTGCGCACCCAGGGACGCCTGGTGGGGGTGTTGCTGGTCGGAGCCGAGCAGACCGGCGCGCCCTATACCCAGGAGGACCTGGATCTGCTCACCACGCTCGGAGAGCAGGCGGCCAGCGCCACCGCGACCGTTCAGCTCTCCGAGCGCCTGGCCCAGTCCCGCGCCTTCGAGGCCTTCAACCGGCTCTCGTCCTTCATCATCCACGACCTCAAGAACTCGGTCTCGGCGCTCTCGATGCTGACCCAGAACGCGCCGAAGCACTTCGACGATCCTAAATTCCGGGTCGGCGCGCTCGGGACCCTCACGCGCACGGTCGCGCGCATGCAGAAGCTCGTCGGCAGGCTGTCAACTCGCCAGCCAGCGACCGAGCTCGAGTTCGAGAGCCTGCCGCTGGACGAGCTGGCGCGCGACACAGTCGCGTCCATGTCGATGGGGCCCGTGCTTCACCTGACGCTGGCCCTCGACTCCGTGTCCTGCGTCCGAGGCGATAGCGACGCCATCCAGCGTGTCATACAGAACTTGATCACGAACGCCGTTGAGGCGATGGACGGCGAGGGTACGATCACGCTCCGCGTCTGCCGTCAGGACGGCATGGTCGCCTGCGCCGTGACGGACACAGGCTGCGGCATGACCGAAGAGTTCGTCCGGACCTCGCTCTTCGTGCCGTTTCAGACCACGAAGAAGGGCGGCTGGGGCATCGGCCTCTACCAGGCGCGCGAGATCATGACGGCGCATGCCGGCCGCATCGAGGTCTC encodes the following:
- the prsK gene encoding PEP-CTERM system histidine kinase PrsK, whose product is MMAGAPLVAAALSLVFAGISLLRPPRRLRQVTFAGGMVTFALQSLLVYGLLFYSLTPESHQRWMIALQSVALLVPIPWCLFAFLAGRHADARIPRGWRFSLSLGSAGLAVTAAVNVLWPFFLVPNATGPFRYAQLSLLGQGGIAIELLATIAVLYGLEPSLRNSQGSVRWQFKYLALGLGGIFAVRFYLLGQALLFHVLDRQSLLIETSALIIGELFVAIGLLRSGALRTDLTVSRHFVYRSTVVGLCGLYLFLAGAAGWLLNALGIPEAALVGTLVVFVAVMGLAALALSESLRWRFKRYISTHFYADKYDYRQQWRTFTANLTARVTLDGLATQLLRSVTQTIGARKAALYLADETDGALRFHSVLSAGPLPKTLEATPDDFLTGQKAPEARHLTTLGNGRAEALLAAGLVLAVPLRTQGRLVGVLLVGAEQTGAPYTQEDLDLLTTLGEQAASATATVQLSERLAQSRAFEAFNRLSSFIIHDLKNSVSALSMLTQNAPKHFDDPKFRVGALGTLTRTVARMQKLVGRLSTRQPATELEFESLPLDELARDTVASMSMGPVLHLTLALDSVSCVRGDSDAIQRVIQNLITNAVEAMDGEGTITLRVCRQDGMVACAVTDTGCGMTEEFVRTSLFVPFQTTKKGGWGIGLYQAREIMTAHAGRIEVSSQEGRGTTVTLLFPEEKP